One segment of Erigeron canadensis isolate Cc75 chromosome 2, C_canadensis_v1, whole genome shotgun sequence DNA contains the following:
- the LOC122587120 gene encoding nuclear pore complex protein NUP107 isoform X1 — translation MNIDMDTSPSYFDPHDLSDRERFRRYGKRLSPSPHQENYQSKFTNAALFLDNIKRQVVDHHHYDGDGDHSTHRSSSKRRSPSTDGSLGGRRHSLKVVKHEEDSSSVDSGDTTFSLFASLFDSALQGLMSIPDLILRLEEACRNVSETINNSCSERHRIVEDKLMRQKARMLLDEAASWSLLWYLYGKGNEELHEDLMMLPTTSHLEACQFVAQDHKAQLCLRLIQWLEGLASKALDLEYKVRGSHVGTHLPTSGVWNHTQRFLKKGSSNEKIVDHLDFDAATREHAQPLHDDKKQDESLLEDVWILLRAGRLEEACNLCRAAGQSWRAATLCPFGGLDHTPSIEALVKNGRNRSLQATELESGMNHQRRLWKWASYCASEKIAEEESGKFEAAIYAVNCSNVNRILPMCTDWESACWAMTKSWLDVQVDGELSHRQPERSSGDATELSLEHGDLNSQSYLGPDNWPLQVLKQQPHDLSSLLQKLHSSESVHEAVSRECKEPHRQIEMCLMMVDIPRLLDLIWSWISSSAGDEDFFRPHGDPRMIRFGAHLVLVLRHLLADEMDDAFKEKIMTLGDLILHMYVMFLFSKQHEELVGIYASQLARHRCIDLFVHMMELRLNGSVHVRYKIFLSAIEYLPFSPGADSDCSFDKGSFEEIIERVLSRSREVKAGKYDGTADVAEQCRLQSLQKAMVIQWLCFTPPSTINDATRVGTKLLLRALMHSNVLFREFALISMWRVPAMPIGAHTLLSLLAEPLKHPSETLLSTENSDVSDSLREFEDWNEYYSCDATYRKWLQVELDNAGDVSIEEKQRATVVALETLSSSMALLLREENPWLVPTEDEIYEVVEPTNLELHATAMLCLPSGECMSPDATLCTALTSALYSSVSDEVVSERQLLVNVSISTKDGCCIEIALRCLATEYDGFGPNKLADGGILAAVIAAGIKGELARFQAGVTMEIFRLDAWYSGSDGSLGSPATYIMRGLCRRCCIPEVILRCMQVSVSLMESGNAHEKHDELIELVASSETGLLHLFSENQLQEFLLFEREYCTWKMELLEQPAS, via the exons ATGAACATCGATATGGATACTTCCCCCAGTTATTTTGATCCTCATGATTTATCCGACCGCGAACGTTTTCGCCGTTACGG GAAAAGGCTCTCCCCTTCACCGCACCAAGAAAACTATCAATCCAAATTCACAAACGCTGCTTTATTTCTTGATAATATTAAACGACAAGTTGTTGACCACCATCACTACGACGGCGACGGCGATCACTCCACCCATCGATCTTCTTCCAAAAGGAGATCACCGTCCACAGATGGCAGCCTCGGTGGTCGACGACATTCCTTGAAAGTAGTCAAGCATGAGGAAGATTCATCTTCAGTGGACAGCGGAGATACTACATTTTCTTTATTCGCATCTCTCTTCGATTCTGCACTTCAAG GATTGATGTCTATCCCTGATTTGATATTAAGGCTTGAAGAAGCATGCCGCAATGTCTCAGAAACAATTAA TAACAGTTGTAGTGAGAGACATAGGATTGTTGAGGACAAACTGATGAGGCAAAAGGCTAGGATGCTACTCGATGAAGCTGCTTCTTGGTCGCTTTTGTGGTATCTATATGGGAAAG GAAACGAGGAGCTTCACGAGGATTTAATGATG TTGCCAACAACTTCACATCTGGAGGCTTGCCAGTTTGTTGCTCAAGATCATAAAGCTCAGTTATGCCTTAGACTTATCCAATGGCTTGAAGGATTAGCCTCCAAAGCCCTAGATTTGGAGTACAAG GTACGTGGCTCTCATGTTGGCACACATCTCCCTACCTCTGGAGTTTGGAATCATACCCAAAGGTTTCTAAAGAAAGGCTCCTCAAACGAAAAGATTGTTGACCATTTGGATTTTGATGCTGCAACCCGTGAACATGCTCAACCACTACATGATGACAAG AAACAAGATGAATCTCTACTGGAAGATGTGTGGATCCTATTAAGGGCTGGAAGGTTGGAAGAGGCATGCAATCTTTGCCGTGCTGCAGGACAG TCATGGAGGGCGGCAACCTTGTGCCCTTTTGGAGGGCTGGATCATACTCCTTCTATCGAAGCACTTGTAAAGAATGGGAGGAACAGATCTTTGCAAGCTACTGAATTGGAAAGTGGTATGAATCATCAGCGCCGTCTCTGGAAATGGGCTTCATATTGTGCATCAGAG aaaattgcAGAGGAAGAGAGTGGGAAGTTTGAAGCAGCAATATATGCGGTAAATTGCAGTAACGTGAACCGTATATTACCCATGTGTACTGACTGGGAG TCTGCTTGCTGGGCTATGACTAAGTCATGGCTTGACGTTCAAGTTGATGGGGAATTATCTCACCGACAACCTGAAAGAAGTTCTGGTGATGCAACTGAATTAAGCCTTGAACATGGGGATCTAAATTCTCAATCATATCTTGGACCAGATAATTGGCCACTTCAAGTCTTAAAGCAACAGCCACATGATCTTTCTTCTCTTCTTCAAAAGCTTCATTCAAG cgAGTCGGTACATGAAGCTGTTAGTCGGGAATGCAAGGAGCCACACCGTCAGATCGAG ATGTGTCTAATGATGGTTGATATTCCTCGTCTACTTGACCTTATTTGGTCATGGATATCTTCTTCTGCAGGCGATGAAGATTTCTTCAG GCCTCATGGTGATCCTCGGATGATCCGTTTCGGTGCACATTTAGTTCTCGTACTTCGTCATTTACTTGCTGATGAGATGGATGATGCTTTCAAGGAGAAGATAATGACACTTGGCGACCTGATTCTTCACAT GTATGTGATGTTTCTTTTCTCAAAACAACATGAGGAGTTGGTTGGAATCTATGCATCTCAGCTTGCACGACATCGTTGCATTGATCTGTTTGTACATATGATGGAGTTACGGCTGAATGGCAG TGTTCATGTCAGATATAAGATCTTTCTCTCTGCCATAGAGTACCTACCATTTTCTCCTGGGGCTGATTCAGATTGTAGTTTTGACAAAGGAAGCTTTGAAGAAATTATTgaaag GGTTTTATCAAGATCACGCGAAGTGAAAGCTGGAAAATATGATGGTACAGCTGACGTGGCAGAACAATGTCGGTTGCAGAGTCTTCAAAAAGCTATGGTCATTCAGTGGCTTTGCTTTACACCGCCCTCAACCATTAATGATGCTACAAGGGTCGGCACAAAACTTCTTCTCCGAGCATTGATGCACAG CAATGTATTGTTCCGGGAATTTGCTTTGATTTCTATGTGGAGAGTTCCAGCAATGCCCATTGGGGCTCATACATTGCTTAGCTTGCTTGCCGAGCCATTGAAGCATCCATCAGAAACTTTGCTTTCCACAGAGAACTCTGATGTTTCTGATAGTTTGAGAGAGTTCGAGGATTGG AATGAGTACTACTCCTGTGATGCTACTTACCGCAAATGGCTACAAGTTGAGTTGGATAATGCTGGAGATGTATCAATTGAAGAAAAACAAAGGGCTACTGTGGTAGCTTTGGAAACATTATCCTCGTCGATGGCATTGCTACTGA GAGAAGAGAACCCATGGTTGGTCCCTACGGAGGATGAAATCTATGAAGTAGTGGAACCTACAAACCTTGAATTGCATGCGACTGCAATGCTTTGTTTACCTTCTGGTGAATGCATGTCTCCGGATGCCACATTGTGCACAGCGCTTACAAGTGCCCTCTATTCTTCAGTAAGCGACGAAGTTGTGTCAGAGCGTCAGTTACTG GTTAATGTATCTATCTCTACAAAGGACGGTTGCTGTATTGAGATTGCCCTCCGATGCTTGGCAACAGAGTATGATGGATTTGGTCCGAATAAACTTGCTGATGGCGGTATTCTCGCTGCAGTTATTGCTGCCGGGATTAAAG GTGAACTGGCTCGTTTTCAAGCAGGTGTAACGATGGAAATCTTCAGACTAGATGCTTGGTACTCCGGAAGTGATGGCTCTCTAGGAAGCCCGGCAACATATATCATGCGGGGTTTGTGTCGCCGGTGTTGTATCCCAGAAGTCATTCTTCGGTGTATGCAG GTTTCTGTTTCTCTTATGGAGTCTGGCAATGCTCATGAAAAGCACGACGAATTAATCGAATTAGTTGCTAGCTCAGAAACTGGGCTTCTACACCTATTTAGCGAGAACCAGTTGCAG gaatttttgttatttgagaGGGAATACTGTACATGGAAGATGGAGCTTCTTGAACAACCGGCTTCTTGA
- the LOC122588384 gene encoding pollen receptor-like kinase 6 yields MAFLGWHIRPPGNLLLFMRIIPIISIIIIIMTTKSSAAMMSDVDALLKMKQSLNNPLSLDSWKQGGTRPCDGWVGLICAKNGIVTALRLRSLNLSGEIDIFAVSQLQGLRVINLVNNSFSGPIPEFNKLGALKAIYLSMNQFSGEIPSNYFTKMVSLKKIWLDNNRFSGSIPSSLAQLPRLMELHLENNKFSGFIPSIGQQTTLESLNFSSNQLTGDIPSSLSRFDVALFDGNPGLCGPKFRRLCVSMIQTSKPPAPPPPESLQMAYMLMGVSVFMLLSMIIAIFVLVKKREKQLDTTSSSEKRKLNDSFDHLGVVSPNESTTTRQKIMFEKGGGGDVVLLNKGGMAAFGMSDLMKAGAEVLGNGSLGCSYKAKLSSGLTLVVKRLKEINKMMDKEGFQGEMRRLGRLEHPNVLAPLACHFRNKEKLAIYDYIPKGSLLYLLHGDRGESHAELNWPARLKIIQGIALGMGYIHAELGMLALPHGNLKSSNVLLRHDNQPLVVDYGLISIIDAHHAPNVLTGYKAPETLIDEKHSVSPKCDVYSLGIIVLEILTGKFPSQYHTKGKGGTDVVQWVKSAIVEQREVELLDPEITTSVVGRSNNSIGEMQKLLHIGAACTESHPDSRIDIRQAVRRIKEIRVS; encoded by the exons atggcCTTTTTGGGTTGGCATATTAGGCCTCCAggtaatttgttgttgtttatgAGGATAATACCAATaattagtataataataataataatgacgaCAAAATCATCTGCTGCCATGATGAGCGATGTGGATGCTTTGCTAAAAATGAAGCAATCCTTAAACAACCCGCTGTCTCTTGATTCATGGAAGCAAGGTGGGACGAGGCCGTGCGATGGATGGGTGGGCCTTATCTGTGCTAAGAATGGGATTGTGACCGCCCTCCGTCTCCGATCATTGAATCTATCCGGCGAGATAGACATTTTTGCTGTGTCACAATTGCAGGGACTACGGGTCATCAACCTCGTGAACAATTCGTTTTCTGGGCCCATCCCTGAATTCAACAAACTCGGGGCTTTGAAGGCTATTTATCTGTCAATGAATCAATTTTCGGGCGAGATTCCTTCAAACTACTTCACCAAAATGGTGTCTTTGAAGAAGATATGGTTGGATAACAACAGATTCTCAGGCTCCATCCCTTCTTCCTTGGCGCAACTCCCCCGTCTCATGGAGTTGCATCTCGAAAATAACAAGTTTTCAGGTTTCATCCCATCAATAGGGCAACAAACTACTTTGGAGTCGCTTAACTTTTCAAGTAATCAACTCACAGGGGACATTCCTTCAAGCTTATCAAGATTTGATGTGGCCTTATTTGATGGAAACCCAGGGCTTTGCGGGCCAAAGTTCCGTAGGCTATGTGTTAGCATGATACAAACGTCAAAGCCACCGGCCCCTCCGCCTCCCGAGTCTTTACAGATGGCTTACATGCTCATGGGTGTCTCTGTTTTCATGCTCTTGTCGATGATAATTGCCATCTTTGTGTTGGTGAAGAAGAGGGAAAAACAATTAGACACAACGTCCTCATCAGAGAAACGAAAACTTAAcgattcatttgatcatttggGCGTGGTTAGCCCAAACGAGTCAACAACGACCCGCCAGAAGATAATGTTTGAAAAGGGCGGGGGTGGGGATGTAGTGCTGTTAAACAAAGGCGGCATGGCTGCTTTTGGGATGTCGGATCTGATGAAAGCCGGTGCAGAGGTTCTGGGGAACGGATCCTTGGGGTGTTCGTATAAAGCGAAACTGTCAAGCGGGTTGACATTGGTGGTGAAAAGGCTGAAAGAAATAAATAAGATGATGGATAAAGAGGGTTTCCAAGGAGAAATGAGACGTCTGGGAAGACTGGAGCACCCAAATGTGTTGGCACCACTGGCTTGCCATTTTCGCAACAAGGAGAAACTCGCCATCTACGACTACATCCCTAAAGGCAGTTTACTTTACCTATTGCATG GTGATCGAGGGGAAAGTCATGCAGAGCTTAATTGGCCAGCCCGTTTGAAAATCATTCAAGGAATCGCACTTGGAATGGGTTATATTCATGCAGAACTAGGCATGCTAGCCTTGCCTCACGGAAACTTGAAATCAAGCAATGTTCTTCTCCGCCATGATAATCAGCCACTCGTTGTGGATTACGGTCTTATCAGTATTATCGATGCACATCATGCCCCTAACGTGTTAACCGGCTACAAAGCTCCCGAAACATTAATAGATGAGAAGCATTCGGTGTCACCCAAATGTGATGTATATAGCCTAGGAATCATCGTTCTTGAAATTCTAACTGGCAAATTTCCGTCTCAATACCATACAAAAGGCAAAGGCGGCACAGATGTAGTCCAATGGGTAAAATCTGCTATTGTAGAGCAGAGGGAAGTGGAATTGTTAGATCCAGAGATCACCACATCAGTCGTAGGGCGGTCAAATAATTCTATAGGCGAAATGCAGAAACTCTTGCACATCGGTGCCGCATGTACAGAGAGTCATCCAGATAGCCGGATTGACATTAGACAGGCAGTTAGAAGAATAAAGGAGATTCGGGTTAGTTAA
- the LOC122589149 gene encoding protein TIFY 10B-like: MSASTKQGTGDGKAAAEKSKFAETCNRLSLFLKEKGNLRDISSEINAKFAAADAPKGVSELNPATTTVDFLSNMNMFGEEEKNNVPEYVILDSSDSIATSSAGATLQHINSRSNSNSKTTTGGQMSIFYKGKVMVVDDVPEDRARYVMLVAKNAGVPHPLPHDNNKSSVDELLLMAAASPSKYSQQQQQKKKDGDDVVLEEMINKSSSSAAAAAAADSDLPIARRASLNKFLAKRKDRATVRAANNYAPYHHQMSPSAAPGASSSSSERSFDLNM, encoded by the exons ATGTCGGCAAGTACCAAACAAGGCACCGGAGACGGCAAGGCGGCTGCCGAGAAGTCCAAGTTTGCGGAGACTTGCAATCGTTTGAGTCTGTTTCTAAAAGAAAAAGGCAATCTTCGAGATATTAGTTCCGAAATCAATGCAAAATTTGCTGCTGCTGATGCTCCTAAAG GTGTATCGGAATTAAATCCGGCGACCACTACGGTAGATTTTTTAAGTAATATGAATATGTTTGGGGAGGAGGAGAAAAATAATGTTCCAGAATATGTTATCTTAGATTCGTCTGATTCTATTGCTACTAGTAGTGCTGGTGCTACACTACAACACATAAATAGTAggagtaatagtaatagtaaaaccACCACGGGTGGACAGATGAGTATATTTTACAAAGGAAAAGTCATGGTTGTGGATGATGTTCCGGAAGATAGAGCCAGATACGTGATGCTGGTCGCCAAGAACGCCGGTGTTCCtcatcctcttcctcatgacaacaacaAATCATCAGTTGATGAATTATTATTAATGGCGGCAGCCTCACCTTCTAAATATTCacaacagcagcagcagaagaagaaggatggagATGATGTAGTTTTAGAAGAAATGAttaacaaatcatcatcatcagcagcagcagcagcagcagctgaTTCGGATTTGCCAATTGCGAGAAGAGCGTCACTGAACAAGTTCTTGGCTAAGAGAAAAGACAGGGCAACGGTGCGAGCAGCTAATAATTATGCCCCTTATCACCACCAGATGTCGCCTTCAGCAGCACCAGGCGCCTCATCCTCATCCTCTGAGCGTAGTTTCGACCTCAATATGTAG
- the LOC122587120 gene encoding nuclear pore complex protein NUP107 isoform X2: protein MNIDMDTSPSYFDPHDLSDRERFRRYGKRLSPSPHQENYQSKFTNAALFLDNIKRQVVDHHHYDGDGDHSTHRSSSKRRSPSTDGSLGGRRHSLKVVKHEEDSSSVDSGDTTFSLFASLFDSALQGLMSIPDLILRLEEACRNVSETINNSCSERHRIVEDKLMRQKARMLLDEAASWSLLWYLYGKGNEELHEDLMMLPTTSHLEACQFVAQDHKAQLCLRLIQWLEGLASKALDLEYKVRGSHVGTHLPTSGVWNHTQRFLKKGSSNEKIVDHLDFDAATREHAQPLHDDKKQDESLLEDVWILLRAGRLEEACNLCRAAGQSWRAATLCPFGGLDHTPSIEALVKNGRNRSLQATELESGMNHQRRLWKWASYCASEKIAEEESGKFEAAIYAVNCSNVNRILPMCTDWESACWAMTKSWLDVQVDGELSHRQPERSSGDATELSLEHGDLNSQSYLGPDNWPLQVLKQQPHDLSSLLQKLHSSESVHEAVSRECKEPHRQIEMCLMMVDIPRLLDLIWSWISSSAGDEDFFRPHGDPRMIRFGAHLVLVLRHLLADEMDDAFKEKIMTLGDLILHMYVMFLFSKQHEELVGIYASQLARHRCIDLFVHMMELRLNGSVHVRYKIFLSAIEYLPFSPGADSDCSFDKGSFEEIIERVLSRSREVKAGKYDGTADVAEQCRLQSLQKAMVIQWLCFTPPSTINDATRVGTKLLLRALMHSNVLFREFALISMWRVPAMPIGAHTLLSLLAEPLKHPSETLLSTENSDVSDSLREFEDWNEYYSCDATYRKWLQVELDNAGDVSIEEKQRATVVALETLSSSMALLLKNPWLVPTEDEIYEVVEPTNLELHATAMLCLPSGECMSPDATLCTALTSALYSSVSDEVVSERQLLVNVSISTKDGCCIEIALRCLATEYDGFGPNKLADGGILAAVIAAGIKGELARFQAGVTMEIFRLDAWYSGSDGSLGSPATYIMRGLCRRCCIPEVILRCMQVSVSLMESGNAHEKHDELIELVASSETGLLHLFSENQLQEFLLFEREYCTWKMELLEQPAS from the exons ATGAACATCGATATGGATACTTCCCCCAGTTATTTTGATCCTCATGATTTATCCGACCGCGAACGTTTTCGCCGTTACGG GAAAAGGCTCTCCCCTTCACCGCACCAAGAAAACTATCAATCCAAATTCACAAACGCTGCTTTATTTCTTGATAATATTAAACGACAAGTTGTTGACCACCATCACTACGACGGCGACGGCGATCACTCCACCCATCGATCTTCTTCCAAAAGGAGATCACCGTCCACAGATGGCAGCCTCGGTGGTCGACGACATTCCTTGAAAGTAGTCAAGCATGAGGAAGATTCATCTTCAGTGGACAGCGGAGATACTACATTTTCTTTATTCGCATCTCTCTTCGATTCTGCACTTCAAG GATTGATGTCTATCCCTGATTTGATATTAAGGCTTGAAGAAGCATGCCGCAATGTCTCAGAAACAATTAA TAACAGTTGTAGTGAGAGACATAGGATTGTTGAGGACAAACTGATGAGGCAAAAGGCTAGGATGCTACTCGATGAAGCTGCTTCTTGGTCGCTTTTGTGGTATCTATATGGGAAAG GAAACGAGGAGCTTCACGAGGATTTAATGATG TTGCCAACAACTTCACATCTGGAGGCTTGCCAGTTTGTTGCTCAAGATCATAAAGCTCAGTTATGCCTTAGACTTATCCAATGGCTTGAAGGATTAGCCTCCAAAGCCCTAGATTTGGAGTACAAG GTACGTGGCTCTCATGTTGGCACACATCTCCCTACCTCTGGAGTTTGGAATCATACCCAAAGGTTTCTAAAGAAAGGCTCCTCAAACGAAAAGATTGTTGACCATTTGGATTTTGATGCTGCAACCCGTGAACATGCTCAACCACTACATGATGACAAG AAACAAGATGAATCTCTACTGGAAGATGTGTGGATCCTATTAAGGGCTGGAAGGTTGGAAGAGGCATGCAATCTTTGCCGTGCTGCAGGACAG TCATGGAGGGCGGCAACCTTGTGCCCTTTTGGAGGGCTGGATCATACTCCTTCTATCGAAGCACTTGTAAAGAATGGGAGGAACAGATCTTTGCAAGCTACTGAATTGGAAAGTGGTATGAATCATCAGCGCCGTCTCTGGAAATGGGCTTCATATTGTGCATCAGAG aaaattgcAGAGGAAGAGAGTGGGAAGTTTGAAGCAGCAATATATGCGGTAAATTGCAGTAACGTGAACCGTATATTACCCATGTGTACTGACTGGGAG TCTGCTTGCTGGGCTATGACTAAGTCATGGCTTGACGTTCAAGTTGATGGGGAATTATCTCACCGACAACCTGAAAGAAGTTCTGGTGATGCAACTGAATTAAGCCTTGAACATGGGGATCTAAATTCTCAATCATATCTTGGACCAGATAATTGGCCACTTCAAGTCTTAAAGCAACAGCCACATGATCTTTCTTCTCTTCTTCAAAAGCTTCATTCAAG cgAGTCGGTACATGAAGCTGTTAGTCGGGAATGCAAGGAGCCACACCGTCAGATCGAG ATGTGTCTAATGATGGTTGATATTCCTCGTCTACTTGACCTTATTTGGTCATGGATATCTTCTTCTGCAGGCGATGAAGATTTCTTCAG GCCTCATGGTGATCCTCGGATGATCCGTTTCGGTGCACATTTAGTTCTCGTACTTCGTCATTTACTTGCTGATGAGATGGATGATGCTTTCAAGGAGAAGATAATGACACTTGGCGACCTGATTCTTCACAT GTATGTGATGTTTCTTTTCTCAAAACAACATGAGGAGTTGGTTGGAATCTATGCATCTCAGCTTGCACGACATCGTTGCATTGATCTGTTTGTACATATGATGGAGTTACGGCTGAATGGCAG TGTTCATGTCAGATATAAGATCTTTCTCTCTGCCATAGAGTACCTACCATTTTCTCCTGGGGCTGATTCAGATTGTAGTTTTGACAAAGGAAGCTTTGAAGAAATTATTgaaag GGTTTTATCAAGATCACGCGAAGTGAAAGCTGGAAAATATGATGGTACAGCTGACGTGGCAGAACAATGTCGGTTGCAGAGTCTTCAAAAAGCTATGGTCATTCAGTGGCTTTGCTTTACACCGCCCTCAACCATTAATGATGCTACAAGGGTCGGCACAAAACTTCTTCTCCGAGCATTGATGCACAG CAATGTATTGTTCCGGGAATTTGCTTTGATTTCTATGTGGAGAGTTCCAGCAATGCCCATTGGGGCTCATACATTGCTTAGCTTGCTTGCCGAGCCATTGAAGCATCCATCAGAAACTTTGCTTTCCACAGAGAACTCTGATGTTTCTGATAGTTTGAGAGAGTTCGAGGATTGG AATGAGTACTACTCCTGTGATGCTACTTACCGCAAATGGCTACAAGTTGAGTTGGATAATGCTGGAGATGTATCAATTGAAGAAAAACAAAGGGCTACTGTGGTAGCTTTGGAAACATTATCCTCGTCGATGGCATTGCTACTGA AGAACCCATGGTTGGTCCCTACGGAGGATGAAATCTATGAAGTAGTGGAACCTACAAACCTTGAATTGCATGCGACTGCAATGCTTTGTTTACCTTCTGGTGAATGCATGTCTCCGGATGCCACATTGTGCACAGCGCTTACAAGTGCCCTCTATTCTTCAGTAAGCGACGAAGTTGTGTCAGAGCGTCAGTTACTG GTTAATGTATCTATCTCTACAAAGGACGGTTGCTGTATTGAGATTGCCCTCCGATGCTTGGCAACAGAGTATGATGGATTTGGTCCGAATAAACTTGCTGATGGCGGTATTCTCGCTGCAGTTATTGCTGCCGGGATTAAAG GTGAACTGGCTCGTTTTCAAGCAGGTGTAACGATGGAAATCTTCAGACTAGATGCTTGGTACTCCGGAAGTGATGGCTCTCTAGGAAGCCCGGCAACATATATCATGCGGGGTTTGTGTCGCCGGTGTTGTATCCCAGAAGTCATTCTTCGGTGTATGCAG GTTTCTGTTTCTCTTATGGAGTCTGGCAATGCTCATGAAAAGCACGACGAATTAATCGAATTAGTTGCTAGCTCAGAAACTGGGCTTCTACACCTATTTAGCGAGAACCAGTTGCAG gaatttttgttatttgagaGGGAATACTGTACATGGAAGATGGAGCTTCTTGAACAACCGGCTTCTTGA